A window from Neodiprion fabricii isolate iyNeoFabr1 chromosome 2, iyNeoFabr1.1, whole genome shotgun sequence encodes these proteins:
- the LOC124175489 gene encoding organic cation transporter protein — MGHDNDIEELMLHMGDFGRYQAWQFFLHVISGLTAGIHMMSLVMVAAVPDHRCAIPGIDTENFTAPWNSTEVLEAIPKKSDGVLHNCLIFVPGRNLTVECDSWVYDRTYYQSSRAIEWDLVCSQRWMGALSQCAYMLGVFAGAVCLGTMADKYGRKIIFYVSAVAQLVFGVTVALIPEYYTFLVVRFLYGIFGSAGAYITGFVLTMEIVGPSKRTICGVAFQAIFALGVMLVAAWGSLIKDRMWLQIVYGLHSVLLIGHWWLIDESPRWLWAQGRVKEAVAIIERGLRMNGNNVDIDVARYVSRAKASQRTKEERECGVLDLFRTPNLRKKSLNICLNWFANSIAYYGLSLTTGNLLGNPFLMLFLSGLVEIPSYAMIVNLMDRTGRRSLVSTLMILGGVCSIVAPYIPRDVNGGAFVVVVGMLGKFLIAGSFAITYNYSAELFPTVLRNTALGVGSMSARVSGAMTPMIILLDSLDPRVPSVIFGCLVLVSGFLALYLPETLDQPMPQTLEDGETFGVGDTCFTTCFGSRSRDKTTYDVALQDSDYKESSKDNAA; from the coding sequence ATGGGGCACGACAATGACATTGAGGAGCTGATGTTGCACATGGGAGACTTCGGCCGATACCAAGCATGGCAGTTCTTCCTCCACGTGATCTCCGGACTGACCGCCGGCATACACATGATGAGCCTCGTGATGGTGGCCGCGGTGCCCGATCATCGCTGCGCGATACCCGGCATCGACACCGAGAACTTTACCGCCCCCTGGAACAGCACTGAGGTACTCGAGGCCATCCCGAAGAAGTCCGATGGTGTCCTCCACAACTGCCTGATCTTCGTACCTGGCAGAAACCTCACCGTAGAGTGCGACTCCTGGGTCTACGACAGGACCTACTACCAGTCCTCGCGAGCCATTGAGTGGGACCTTGTCTGCTCCCAGCGATGGATGGGAGCGCTGTCCCAGTGCGCGTACATGCTCGGCGTCTTCGCCGGGGCTGTATGCCTCGGCACAATGGCCGACAAGTACGGCagaaagattattttttacgtaTCGGCGGTCGCGCAACTCGTTTTCGGCGTGACGGTCGCCCTCATTCCGGAGTACTACACCTTCCTCGTTGTCAGGTTTCTCTACGGTATATTCGGCTCGGCCGGTGCCTACATAACCGGGTTCGTACTGACTATGGAGATCGTCGGTCCCTCGAAACGGACGATATGTGGCGTGGCTTTTCAGGCGATCTTTGCCCTAGGCGTCATGCTCGTCGCGGCCTGGGGATCCTTGATCAAGGACAGGATGTGGCTGCAAATCGTCTACGGTCTCCACAGCGTACTTCTGATCGGGCACTGGTGGCTCATCGACGAGTCTCCGCGGTGGTTGTGGGCTCAAGGACGGGTGAAGGAGGCCGTCGCGATAATAGAGCGGGGGCTTCGGATGAACGGAAACAACGTGGACATCGACGTGGCGCGCTACGTCTCCCGAGCGAAAGCATCTCAGAGGACGAAGGAGGAGCGGGAATGCGGAGTCCTGGACTTGTTCAGAACCCCGAACCTCCGCAAGAAGTCGCTCAACATATGTCTGAACTGGTTCGCCAACTCGATAGCTTACTACGGACTGTCCCTGACCACCGGGAACCTTCTGGGGAACCCGTTCCTCATGCTGTTTCTCTCGGGTCTCGTCGAGATCCCGAGTTACGCGATGATCGTCAACCTGATGGACCGGACCGGACGGCGAAGTCTGGTCAGCACCTTGATGATCCTTGGTGGTGTTTGCTCGATAGTGGCACCGTACATCCCGCGGGACGTCAACGGCGGTGCGTTTGTCGTGGTCGTCGGGATGCTCGGGAAGTTCCTGATCGCCGGCTCCTTTGCCATCACCTACAACTATTCCGCGGAACTGTTTCCCACGGTCCTAAGGAACACGGCGCTCGGTGTCGGCTCAATGAGCGCTCGTGTGAGTGGCGCCATGACGCCGATGATCATACTTCTCGACAGCCTCGACCCTAGAGTACCGTCGGTCATCTTTGGCTGCCTCGTTCTCGTCTCCGGATTCCTGGCGCTCTATCTCCCGGAGACGCTGGACCAGCCGATGCCTCAGACTTTGGAGGATGGCGAGACCTTTGGGGTCGGCGACACATGCTTCACCACGTGTTTCGGCTCTCGTTCCCGGGACAAGACGACCTATGACGTTGCGCTTCAAGATTCGGACTACAAGGAGAGCAGCAAGGACAACGCTGCGTAA